The following proteins are encoded in a genomic region of Arachis ipaensis cultivar K30076 chromosome B02, Araip1.1, whole genome shotgun sequence:
- the LOC107625593 gene encoding serine carboxypeptidase-like 11 (The sequence of the model RefSeq protein was modified relative to this genomic sequence to represent the inferred CDS: added 90 bases not found in genome assembly): protein MKMASNSKKWSYFFQLLLLSLTLFLQIASHKIEAGGSKVEYLPGFDGPLPFQLETGYVGLGDSEDDMQVFYYFVKSENDPKNDPLLLWLTGGPGCSSISGFVFQIGPVQFKVEEFDGSLPKLIYRASSWTKVANVIFVDLPMGTGFSYAKDVLSQRSDWKLVHHAHQFIRKWLTENPEYISNEFYMAADSYSGIPAPPLVQEIANGNEKGLQPQINLQGYILGNPVTTSEEGNDHIQYAHGMALISDELYLSLKRNCKGDYLNINPENTLCLSDMEYYNKCLEKIDPYFILNPYCNDDWLKQDQGMQTRSLARKLEARFETPLIVPDIGCENFLFFLVTQWANHRSVRKALHIREGTIGEWVRCYKDDYEFSIVNSVPFHANLSAKGYRSLIFSGDHDAVVPFFSTQAWIRSLNYSIVDDWRPWYLNDQVAGYTRTYSNKMTFATVKGAGHTAAELKPNESYVMFTRWISNRPL from the exons ATGAAAATGGCTTCCAATTCCAAAAAATGGAGTTACTTTTTTCAATTACTGCTTCTCTCTCTCACACTTTTCTTGCAGATAGCATCTCATAAAATTGAAGCAGGTGGTTCAAAAGTTGAATACCTTCCTGGTTTTGATGGTCCTCTCCCCTTTCAACTTGAAACTGG GTATGTGGGATTGGGAGATTCAGAAGATGACATGCAAGTTTTCTACTATTTTGTTAAGTCAGAAAATGATCCTAAAAATGACCCTCTTTTGCTTTGGTTAACTGGTGGACCTGGCTGTTCTTCAATTTCAGGCTTTGTCTTCCAAATAG GTCCAGTGCAATTTAAAGTTGAGGAATTTGATGGGAGCTTGCCTAAGCTAATCTACAGGGCATCGTCATGGACAAAG GTAGCTAATGTTATCTTTGTAGATTTACCGATGGGAACAGGGTTCTCTTACGCAAAAGATGTCCTTTCTCAACGAAGTGATTGGAAACTTGTTCATCATGCCCACCAATTTATTAGAAAG TGGCTCACTGAGA GAAATGAGAAAGGTCTTCAACCCCAAATAAATCTCCAG GGATACATACTAGGAAACCCCGTAACGACAAGTGAAGAAGGAAATGATCATATCCAATATGCTCATGGAATGGCACTTATTTCTGATGAACTCTATTTG TCATTGAAGAGAAATTGTAAAGGAGATTATCTAAATATAAATCCCGAAAATACATTGTGTTTAAGCGACATGGAGTATTACAATAAG TGCCTTGAAAAAATTGATCCCTATTTCATTTTGAATCCATATTGCAACGATGATTGGCTTAAGCAAGACCAAGGGATGCAAACGAGATCTCTGGCTAGAAAGCTTGAGGCCCGTTTCGAAACTCCTCTCATAGTGCCAGATATAGGCTGTGAG aattttcttttctttctggtCACTCAATGGGCCAACCACAGGAGCGTACGCAAGGCACTACACATTCGAGAG GGGACTATAGGGGAATGGGTACGTTGTTATAAAGATGATTATGAATTCAGCATCGTTAACAGTGTTCCCTTCCATGCAAATCTCAGTGCAAAAGGGtaccgttctttaattttcag TGGAGATCATGATGCAGTGGTTCCTTTTTTCTCAACTCAAGCATGGATAAGGTCTCTAAACTATTCCATTGTAGATGATTGGAGGCCATGGTATTTAAATGACCAAGTTGCAGG ATACACCAGGACTTACTCAAATAAAATGACATTTGCAACTGTAAAG GGTGCAGGACATACAGCTGCTGAATTGAAGCCTAATGAAAGTTATGTCATGTTCACTAGATGGATATCTAATAGGCCTTTGTAA